One stretch of Akkermansia massiliensis DNA includes these proteins:
- a CDS encoding radical SAM protein has protein sequence MRPIFSETDLNERPFLVFWEVTRACALACKHCRAVAQPRPHPDELTHEEALRLIDQLAELRPPMLVLTGGDPVMRPDILELIRAAAGKGLHVALSPAATARLLHADFHALKEAGVQSMSLSLDGAHEATHDAFRGVPHTYERTLRAAEMAKEAGMHLQINTTITKSTLGEFDDFVELMKKMQPGMWSVFLLVPTGRAAMDEMPTAEEVEAVWEKLSKVSREVPFGVKTTEGHHYRRVALQEARAQGSKPARRAVPTRDGKGIMFISHTGEIQPSGFLPVTAGNVRTDDPGEIYRTHPLFLKLRDDNALEGKCGRCEYRTVCGGSRSRAYAVYGDMMAEDNLCPYQPRLSQHHD, from the coding sequence ATGCGACCGATTTTTAGTGAAACAGATCTCAATGAACGCCCCTTCCTGGTTTTCTGGGAAGTGACGCGCGCCTGCGCGCTGGCGTGCAAGCATTGCCGCGCCGTAGCCCAGCCGCGGCCCCATCCTGATGAACTGACCCATGAGGAAGCCCTGCGCCTGATTGACCAATTGGCGGAGCTGCGCCCTCCCATGCTGGTGCTGACGGGCGGGGACCCCGTCATGAGGCCGGACATTCTGGAATTGATCCGCGCGGCGGCCGGCAAGGGGCTGCATGTGGCATTGAGCCCCGCCGCTACCGCCCGGCTGCTGCATGCGGACTTCCATGCCTTGAAGGAGGCGGGGGTTCAAAGCATGTCCCTGAGCCTGGACGGGGCGCATGAGGCCACCCATGACGCCTTCCGCGGCGTTCCCCACACGTATGAACGGACCCTGCGCGCGGCGGAAATGGCGAAGGAAGCGGGGATGCACCTGCAAATCAACACCACCATCACCAAGAGCACCCTGGGCGAGTTTGACGACTTTGTGGAGCTGATGAAGAAGATGCAGCCGGGCATGTGGAGCGTGTTCCTGCTGGTGCCTACGGGCCGGGCCGCCATGGATGAAATGCCCACGGCGGAAGAAGTGGAGGCCGTTTGGGAAAAACTCAGCAAGGTAAGCCGTGAAGTCCCCTTCGGCGTCAAGACCACGGAAGGGCACCATTACCGCCGCGTGGCGCTTCAGGAAGCCCGCGCGCAGGGGAGCAAGCCCGCGCGCCGCGCCGTTCCCACCCGGGACGGCAAGGGCATCATGTTCATCTCCCATACCGGGGAAATCCAGCCTTCCGGATTCCTGCCCGTTACGGCGGGAAACGTGCGGACGGATGATCCGGGGGAAATCTACCGCACGCACCCCCTTTTCCTCAAACTCCGGGATGACAATGCACTGGAAGGCAAATGCGGCCGGTGCGAGTACCGCACCGTCTGCGGCGGCTCCCGTTCCCGCGCCTATGCCGTTTACGGAGACATGATGGCGGAAGACAACCTCTGCCCCTACC